In Camelus dromedarius isolate mCamDro1 chromosome 16, mCamDro1.pat, whole genome shotgun sequence, the genomic stretch TGTCTCTTCTGACTCTTCCAGCAacaaactccactccactccTTCCCAGCCTTCTCTTCTGTGAGCAAACCCATTCCAAACAGTCTGGCAGAAATGTTTTCCAGAGCAGGCAGCTCACCTGAGTGTTGCATCGGACTCTCACCACCGGGGCTCTCTGAAAGCCCTGGACCTTCTGCTGCCATAGGAGAGCATGCAGTTTGGTCCACCCGGAAACAGACGCCCCACAAACCCCCCAATTCAAACCACTAAGTCAAGTGTCCTCTCCCATCTCAGGGCTGTGTCCCCTCTGGAAGTTCTGATGGCAGAGGAGGCCTCTTTTCCCTCAGAGCCACTTCCTGAAGAACCCTGGCTGTCCTTAAAGGAAGAGGGTGAGACAGCAACACAGCACAGTAGAGACGAGAGCTGGCGAGATGACACTGAGGTCAAAGCTCTCCTGAGTCCCTTCCTCTGTGACCCCACTCTCTGGAGAACTGGGGCTTTGCCCAGTGACACTGGCTTCCTTAGGAGGGTTATCGCCCCAAAGCACTTAATACCCCAAACCAAAGGGCTTCTAACTCATTCCAAAGATTCTCCGTAAGCCCCCTACTGTAGCCACAGCCACAAGTAACGCTGGCTGTGTCTGGTCAGTTAGCTCTAACACCTGGGCTTGTGGCTTTCGGTAAGGTACAGGAGCTTGCTCCTCAACAAAGCTCAGGAAAAACAGACCCTCTCCCAGACCAACCCACTGTGAAAGCCAGCGGCGtttcaccaccaccatcacttacCATTCCACCATGTGGGGCAAATTCTCTTTGATGGTCCAGTGTGGGTCAATCTCAACTGGGTAATAGTGGTGAAGGAGTGCTTTGAGCTGCGACAttcaaaatgaagagaaaagccAGTAGTCCACATCAGGTTTTCCCCAGCAGAGGCTTACTGTGcagtgtgagaaaaaaaatcacacctagATGTGACTTCATGTAATGGAGTGACTGGATCTGCACAGCTGAACTTCCCTCTGCACTCACCCTGAGAGAGTGAGGTCCAAGCATCAACCATATAAAGAGCTTTTGCTCTCAGATGAGAGGTTATTAGGATTTTGCTGCTGTGGCTGTTACAAATTAGGTCAGCATCACATCAGCACTTAACCAAGAAGAACTGATTTAATATTGTATTTCCCCAAATAGGTACACTTCCTCAGGTGGTAGGTAAGATAACTTTGGAGGGGGGGAAATGGATAAAAACACTTTTCATTTGAGTAATTTTGGATTCATTTCAAtgttagaaaaagaaggaaaactaacATATCAAACTCATGCTTTCATAaaagattgtttctttttcaagttAATTACATTCAGGTCTTTAAAAGCAGGGCAATTTACACAGATATGGCAGAAATCACGCAAGTGAAACTGGAAGGCTGTAGTTTGGGACGCAGCATGTTAGGGGGTAACTGTCACACTGCCAACGTCAGGTGGACCACCTTCACGGGGAGCATCTATGTACCTTCTCTGGTTAAAGGTCACCTTCCACATGCCAGGAACTTCCACACTCTAGGGAAGCCACTACAGGGATCACGTGTCACACGGGATGGGTCAGTAACAATACCCAATAAAAATGGGAATTGATTAAGTAAagaattctaattttaatatatgCATGGTCTCAAAATATGAGAGCAAATGGAATCCCCAATCATCAGTCCAAAAGAGGGTTAAATACCAAGCTTGTCGAAGACAGAAAATTCCTTAAATGTGTTAAGATTCTCAATGTTTTCTTGTGTgagaatttttctaaaaatatgagaATTCAACAAGAATATAACtgttgaaaaaggaaaagaaagaattcttaCATAAATTTTGCCTTTATTAATTTCTTCAGGAACCCATCAGCACCAAGAATCTTAGTTTTCCCTAGCTTCTTTATCCTAGACAGAGCATTCAAACCTACTGTCTTATTTGTGGACGCAGCTTTCTGGAGGTTGCTAAAATCAGGGATGGGAGAAACCAAAAAAAGTGACTTGCCAAAGGTACTCAGTTACTGGAGAGGGAACCTACTTTAAGCTAAAAGTGGCATCCCCTGGTGGGAGGGAAATAGTTCAGTGggagagcacctgcttagcatggaccaagtcctgggttcaatccccactaactccacttaaaaaaaaagtgtttaaaaaaaaaaaaaaagggcatctCCAGAGAGACAGGCTTTAGAAATATAAGAGCCTCCCCAGccatcccccaaccccacccgGCCGCCCCCACCTTGCCCCCGGCGGTACTTGTAAGCGGTCTCCCCCACCCCTGCGGAGGGCGCCCACAATCTCCTGCACCAGCCCGGGCTGCCGCATCAGGACCGTTGCCTTCATCAAGGTGCTCACCTGTCCCGAGACCCGAGAGAACGGCTGACCTCGGCACGGCGCTGAGCCCATGGGGAGCCTACTGGCCGCGGTGACGCGGCGGGACCCGGGTGGCCCGCTGTGGGTCTCGGAGAGCCGGAGGCTCGGGACCCGCCCTACGCCGGTCCCCTTCTTTCGCCTCGCCTCCTCCGTCATGGCGCTCAAACGCTGGTCTGAGGCGTTGGGCCAACGGCCGCCTCGCGGCCGTACTGCACAGGCGTCGCCTCCCGCCTGGGCGGGGGTGGGCGTGCCGGGGGGGGGTGGGCGTGCCGGGGGTGGGCCCGCGGGCTGCAGGCCCGCCTACCCGCAGAGCCGCCAGAGGCAGGCGGCCTCGCGCGGTTGGCGCGGCGCGCTAGGTGAAAACCCTGTTGGAGGGCCCTATGTTGAGGATGGAAAGGGTCCCAAGAGGTTGGGGTTCCGTGGTTGCCACTCTTTCTAGAGCAAAAATCCTAGCCAGAGCGGTCATTTCCAGGCTTACAGTTTGCATAACAAAAGAGCTGCATGATGGGAGGGGACGTGAAAGAGCCATAAAGGGAGTTCTGTTGGACGTCCAGAAAGTGCTTCCTTCACCGGGCCCACTCCTCATCACAGAAGAAAATGAGAGGGCAGGAAAGTCATGGACAGCTGGGCCAGAAGGAAAGCCAATCAGCCTTAACTTCTCCCTGCTACCTCCTCTGACTTGACTTCCTTGAACTCAGTGTTTGGGGAGCCAGGTGCCGGGCTGTGGAAGAAGGTGAATGGATGCTACAGAGATGCGGAACTGAGCACCTGAAGTGGGCAACAGGAACTAGAGTAAATCAAAACTCatattgttactgagtccaaactcgttctgctagCTTCAccacaggccaataaatcgggagacgaggtgttggggcaaggaataggacttcattcagaaagccggcaaactaatgtcttggagaaccgtCATCCTCCAATCAGAATACAGGGTCCTTTTATACAGAAAAACAAGGGAgaggatgtggttggttgttgcaaaattcttgctgcaggaattctttgtttctgcagctgtccacgtaggccAGGTCATGGTACTCCTGcaaaacttccaacaaaacagaggttattttctattctgcaacttatctttatataagtgcagaagtgtTAATATCCTCAGAGCCTTGAGAGAAGGTTCTTCTGTTTACCAGACAGGCTAAAGGCAATATTCATTTACAAAAGGTTGCACAGCTGGCAAGAATAAGCCTAGAAAATGGCACAgtggttagagctaaaggaacagatccaatatagagtcagatttgtttccCTGTATTGTAGTATGTGGTGTTGGTGGTCACAGTCCTGCTACTGGTTGCAGAAGGTGTGGGGTGGTCTTCAGCCTGAGGtggtgtgttgggggaggggagaaagaaggaggacAGGGACAGGAGAGAGTTCCAGAGCCTGAGAGCACAATCCTGAGAGTGATCTCACTGCAGGCCCAGGATTCTGGAACTTTGGCTGCCTGACAGGCCCTATATGAAAGATGTAGTAGGGAAAAGGAGTGACAGCTGGCTAAAGGGGCCCCCCACAACACTCCCCGACACCCTAGGAGAGtagcctctccccactggtcccAGGGTGCCATGGAGATGGAGAGCGCCGCGGCCTCCACACGTTTCCACCAGCCTCACATGGAAAGGAAGATGAGTGCGATGACTTGTGAGATATTCAACGAGCTTAGGCTGGAGGGCAAGCTCTGTGACGTGGTCATCAAGGTCAATGGCTTTGAGTTCAATGCCCACAAGAACATCCTCTGTAGCTGCAGTTCCTACTTTAGGTATAACAGGGTTGCTGAACTAAGCCAATGGGGGAACTGGGCTCATTCTGAGCCCTTTTGATTCATTTTATGTTTCCTACACTGTTATCTTAAGCTTAGGGACAATGTCAAAGCCCTGGGCTCCTGTAGGCTGGCTCTTTTGTCTTCTGTAGAGGTACAGCCTGTGCCaaagcttctctctctctggttttcaACTGGATTTCAATCAACTATTGGTGGGCCGGGTgctttttctctttgactttcaTATAAACCAAACTTTGGGAAGGGTGGACACCTGTACTGGATTTCCTACTTAAACCTAGATGACAGTTCCACTTCAGCCACTCCTTAAGTCCCTGTCTGAGACTATCTTAAACAGAGTGATAAATTAACAAGGATTGAGAGGATGGGAAGGGGGATgagaggaaagaacaaaggaagtaTTTATTAGAAGAAAAAGGGAGTTTGAGCCCAAATCATTGGAACCTAGGAAGTTAAGAGCTATTTTGTTCATGAGCTGAAAATGTTTGAGTACTCAGTTCCAATGAAGATATGATAAATGCATCCCACCTGTTGCTAAAAATTCTCTTTCAACTATCCCTAGAGCACggtatacaaaaagaaaaaatgactacTTTAAGCTTTGCAGGCCATATAGTCTCTGTTGCGACAACTTCACTCTACCTTCGTAGTGGGAAGGCAGCCATGGACAATGCTAAATGAAAgggcatggctgtgtgccaataaaattACTTATGGACTCTGACATTTGAATTTATTGTAATTTCCAGGTGTCACaaaatcttttgatttttccctCCCTTTAAGAAATGTAAAAACCTTTCTTAGCTCATGGGCAGTATAAAAACGAGGTAGGCTGAATTTGGCCCAGGGGCTGTAAGTTTGCAGACCTCTTCTCTAGAGAATTTGGTCTCAGAGCCCATAATCCCttaaacctcctagaaaaaatgaagcaaaaaatatATTAGGCCAGGGACTGTCTCGTGTGACACCTAGAAAAGTACCTAGCTCCATAGCAGAGCCCAATAGGTAGCTGTGGGGCAAAGCCAGCAGGATTGGAACAAAGCGAGAAAGCCAGAAGGAATATGGTCAGAGAGGTATTCCTGGTCCAGATCTCAGAGGACTTTTGTAGTCCCTGGTAAGGACTTTGTATTTTACTCTGAGGAACGAGGGAAGTCAGTGGAAGGTTCTGAGTAGCCGAGGAGCATAAACTCATAAGGCTCACTCTGGTGGCTGGGAGAAGACTATAAACTCTGGAGGTGTcaaaggcagaagcagggagatcaGTTAGGAGGTGACACCCAGTAATCTAGGCAAGAGATGGTGGTGGCCTGCACCAAGAAGGTAGCAATATGAGGTGAGAAGTGATCAGGCTCTGGATGTGTGCTGACTGAATACACttgtttaaaaagtgtatttGCTCAAGTTTAATTTCCTTAAGCAAAGTAGCATTTGGTGGGCAATGGGCTGAGACAGATGAGACCTGGGTCTTACTCCAGCTgtgggttccaatttctccatccAGAAAATGGGGAAAAGGCCTACTTATCATGAAGAtaggaataaaaatgacaaaagtcAAAGTTCTTGGAAAGGTTCTCTTGCCCACTGTATAAAgccagccctccccctccccttcctcacacCAGTTTATTTCCAGTGTATTCACTGTGTGCTATTTGGAAAATGGCCAAACTGTCTGCAACAAGAAAATGGGGGACAGCGTGGCAAACTGGAGAGAAATGTTTCAGTGACtgctcacttttttcttttttccagagcTTTGTTTACAAGTGGCTGGAACAACACTGAAAAGAAGGTATACAACATCCCTGGCATTTCCCCCGACATGATGAAGTTAATTATTGAATATGCGTACACCCGGACCGTCCCCATCACACCTGACAACGTGGAGAAGCTGCTGGCTGCTGCAGACCAATTTAACATCATGGGTATTGTCAGGGGTTGCTGTGAGTTCCTCAAGTCGGAGCTGTGTTTGGATAATTGTATCGGCATCTGCAAGTTCACAGACTACTACTACTGCCCTGAGCTGAGGCAGAAGGCCTACATGTTCATACTGCACAACTTTGAGGAGATGGTGAAGGTCTCAGCAGAGTTTTTAGAGCTCTCAGTCACTGAACTTAAGGATATCATTGAGAAAGATGAGCTCAACGTCAAACAAGAAGATGCTGTATTTGAGgccattttaaaatggatttctcATGACCCCCAAAATAGGAAGCAGCATATTTCAGTTTTGCTTCCCAAGGTCATTTAGTCATTTTTTTGTGGGACGCTTAATTGTTCACTTTTGATTCATTTATCCCAGAGGGATTGTCCCAAGAGCCAGACTCAGATGTTCTGACAGATTCCAGGGCTGTAGTTACACGTCCATACACTTAGATATGTACACATAGAGAAGGCGTCTCCTGCTATTCTCTGGAATTTTGCAATTTTCTTTGCCCCTGCATAGCTAGTTCCTTCTACCCTAGTTGTATTCTCTTTGACTAAAATTCTTCCTGGtagtgggggaaggagagggcaggcctTCAAAGGAATTTTAGTCTTCCTTTTACCCTTCCCCTTCTGTGGGTTTCCCTAACTGAGACAGGGGTTGGACTAGAAACCAGACTATGAGTTTTGCACTCAATTGTAGCCATTTGGTGCCAATTCATGTTATTTCGCATACAGAGACATAGGTATCCAACCTCTGAATGATGACCACAGCTTTTTCTGGTCTAATAATCCAGTCCAGTGGCCAAGGAATGGCCTAGCTCTGTGACCATTTGAGATAGCTTCTATTAGCTCATTCTCAGCATCCAAATGTATACcacctccaaaaaataaatatttcaactgTGAGTTgtaaatttacaaaaacaaaacaaaacatgaccCTACTGCAATTCAGAGGCAGACAGTAAAACTGTGGTCTTAAGGACATGGATTTTCCAGAACCCTCACCTCATCTGAATGActttctctatttccttcttAGGTTCGCCTGGCCCTAATGCATGCTGAATACTTCATGAACAATGTTAAGATGAATGACTATGTCAAAGACAGTGAGGAATGCAAACCAGTCATCATTAATGCCCTGAAGGCCATGTATGACCTAAACATGAACGGACCTTCAAATTCTGACTTCACCAACCCACTCACCAGGCCCCGCCTGCCCTACGCCATCCTATTTGCAATTGGTGGCTGGAGTGGTGGGAGCCCCACCAATGCCATTGAGGCATATGATGCTCGGGCAGACAGATGGGTGAATGTCACTTGTGAGGAAGAGAGTCCCCGTGCCTACCATGGGGCAGCCTATCTGAAAGGCTATGTTTATATCATTGGGGGGTTCGATAGCGTAGACTATTTCAATAGTGTTAAGCGTTTTGACCCAGTCAAGAAAACTTGGCACCAGGTGGCCCCGATGCACTCCAGACGTTGCTATGTCAGCGTGACAGTCCTCAGCAATTTTATTTACGCCATGGGAGGATTTGATGGCTACGTGCGTCTCAACACTGCTGAACGTTATGAGCCAGAGACCAATCAATGGACACTCATTGCTCCCATGCACGAACAGAGGAGTGATGCAAGTGCCACAACACTCTATGGAAAGGTAAGATGCCGGATGGCAAGGGAAGCAGCTTTAGGGAATGTGAAAGCAAACAGGCCCAGAAATAATGGTTTTTAGGGGTGGATGGAAAACAGAAATGGCAGTATCTACTCTGTAATACTAACTCCTCCATCGAATGACTAAGTGGCCCTTTGTAACTATCTTTTGtgattcttacttattttttggtggggggaggtaattaggtttacttatttatttataacagaggtactggggattgaacccaggacctcgtgcatgctgagcacatacccTACCaatgagctacaccctccccgcttTCTGTGATTTTACTTACTAAAAAGCAATGCTTGTacatgaggaaaaaagaaactcagaTTGCAGACGCAACAGAAACGTCCCTCACCTTACTACCGCATTCATACCCTTTCTACTCCCCAGGAGTAAGTTTTAATAATCTTGGAACTCTCTTCACACAGGTCTACATATGTGGTGGGTTTAATGGAAATGAATGCCTGTTTACAGCAGAAGTGTACAACACTGAGAGTAATCAGTGGACAGTCATAGCACCCATGAGAAGCAGGAGGAGTGGAATAGGCGTAATTGCTTATGGAGAACACGTATATGCAGTGAGTCTttgtacaacaaaaataatagccCTAGATTTTCTATTAGCAAAGAAGTTTACAATTACCATTGGTAATAATTTGAAAGCTTTTCTCCCATGGAAGATAGTGGAAAAGGGAGGTATGAAATCACTAGTTTCCCTGCCCCCCAAAGAGGGCATCCTCAGTGAACAGAAGTGATGGTTAACAGCCAGCCGTTTCCTCTGCTGTCCACAGGTAGGCGGCTTTGACGGAGCTAACCGACTTAGGAGTGCAGAAGCCTATAGCCCAGTGGCTAACACTTGGCGCACGATCCCCACTATGTTTAATCCTCGTAGCAATTTTGGCATCGAGGTGGTAGACGACCTCTTGTTTGTGGTGGGTGGCTTTAATGGCTTTACCACCACCTTTAACGTTGAGTGCTATGATGAAAAGACCGACGAGTGGTATGATGCTCATGACATGAGCATATACCGAAGTGCTCTAAGCTGCTGTGTGGTACCAGGGCTGGCCAACGTTGGGGAATACGCAGCTAGACGGGACAACTTCACAGGATTAGCACTGCGAGATGAAGTAAAGTACTCCGCTTCGACAAGTACCCTACCTGTATGAGCCTCTTCATTTAGCTAATAAAAAGTCTAAGCAATaagaattaattctttttttaaataaatgcagtgTTTAAACTTGTAAGAGTACTGGAAAATGTTCAACTTAAGGGAGCCAAGGGTTGGATGACTGAAGGGAGTGAGATGGGAGGAAGAAAGCAATTATATTCAATGATGCatagtttaaaaaggaaaaatcacagtGCAAATCAGttctaaagaaatacatttatttaaaacttacatTGAGACGATTAGTAGCTTTAACACAGAACAAGACAGCTTTAGGAACATAAAGCAAGCTATTTTACAACGTAATGTCTCAAAGTGTCCTAAATTCTACATCTCCTCTGACTTAAAGGGAGAGCATCAAGTTACACTTGTAGTAGAGTAGGGGCTCAATACTGCTAGTCCAGAAAACTGACTGTATGAACTtgaactaaatatttattttacaagtaACTCAATGAGCCATAGTACATGGATCATCAGATCTTCAACCATGTAGTGAGCACTACTTTTCACGAGTGCATTATGCAGGAGGATCGAGCTAACAAGTGCTCTATCATATGTGCTTCACTGTCAGATATTTGCAGTAATGGTCATAGAGAGTAAGACAAAAGTCCTACAAAGGTAATCAACAAAGAGCAGTTATTTGGCTATCTGATTAAATTCCTTGAAGCAGAATGACTACTATATTACGTTACTGTTATTGTAGTACATCACTCGACTATGAGCTGTTTTATTTCCAATGACCAAAACATGTTATAAtgtaagcattaaaacaaaaataaaaatggactaTTCTCAAGAAAGTAACAAACTGGAGTGATGAACTGTGCCAAAATGTTTAACAGCTAAGAAAGGAGAGTCTGAATTGTTTCTCAAATATTCTACAGTTGAATGGCAACCTATAAAACACCCCATTTTTCTAGTGTAGGCAGAGAACTTGCTTCACAATTCTACATATTTGGAAAAGACATGAAATGTGGCTGATATACCCTTTTTATTTAAGCTTAATTTGAGACAAGTACAAAAAACATCCTTTTGGTTATGCTTGATTGGGCCAAGTaactaaaatgtataatttatccTACCTGTCTACCTGGAGTATAGTGTAGTGTAGAATTATGAAGCAGAGAATGAAGTACTTAAACATACCACATGCTATGCTAGTCAAGAAATATAGAGGAAAAAAGTGTGCCCTAGAGACTGCCTTACCAACAGCCTGAAGAGTTTAACACACAAAAGCACACCAATCTTCCATAAACACTATCTTTCCAGCttcaaacataaaaaaagatttcaaaatatttttggtcCCAGAAATACTATACAGATCCAAGCGATCAAGACGAAACCAGTATCAGtgaattttgagattttttttttagcagtacaGTTTAGAATTGGCACAGCAAAAGCAAAGTTGGGTATCAAGATACACAAGACCAATCATGCAAACAACTGCAAGTGAGATGTATCACTTAAACACTAAGCTCATGACTGACATTCTCAATatatacactgattttttttttaaactgtcgtGGGGTAGGTATAGTTAAAGGATATCCATTCTAAGATATAAGCAGCCTCACTCAAAGTTATGTATAGTTATTACTTTTTGGTATAATcaattcctcttttccttctacaaaacaaaaacaaaagcaaaaaaaataggTTTCCTTGAATACACATTAAGCTGTCTTTTTAAAGCTATATTTTTAACTGTTCCAATTACCAAACACAATCTTTAAGTTTCCATcagaaaggaaatttatttccCAGAGAGCCGTTTTAGGCTGGTCATCATAATCAGAACCTTTCCAAATGCTCTGGGAAGTTATTTCCAGTTGAGAATTTCAGAATGTCAGCCTTGAACAGATTTAAGCAAATCtggtttctttccttattaaCAAGTTAGTTAGGATATTCCAGAAACACAAGTTATTGATGTGAAATCACACATGTAAATTCAAATATTGAAATTAGGAATTCAGTAGTCAGGAACCCTGCACACATCATCATGCAAGGAAGGACTTACCCTTTCTTTTCAGCCATGGCCTAGGCTGCCTGCTGAGTTAAAAAACAACAGTTTCAATCATGTTTTCAAAACCAGATTATACCTAAATCTTACGAGTTATGACTTCTGCCACATCATGTGAAAAAAAGACAACCCTACAAATAACTTAGTAATGACTATCTCAGAAGACAActctgagacaaaaaaaaaaagtcaatcgaAAACCTTACAACACACCCTTCTGGAGAGAAACTGGCACCACAATGAGCGACTAAAttatttcagcaccaccaagaAAGGAAGTTTGCTAGTGTAGTCTTTCAGAGAGAACTGAGAACTTCATTCAATGAACTTTTCTGTCTTACTTGCATAGACCTCTCACAACTAAGAATTAGCACTTCTCAAAAGCTAATGgcttttattaaaataactacaaatacatggaaattaagaAAACGGTAGATGTAGCATAGGACAATATATCCTCATACAGAAGTAGACTTGCCCAACCCTATCCTGGCCTAAATTAAAATGGTTTGAAAGCAGATTTCcaacacatttattgaaaaactTTGTCCTAGGCAGGGACACCAATTTAGCAATTTCAGATAAGTTCTTAGTATAGATTCCAAGGGCTAAACATTAATAGCCTAATAGCATACTGAGCACCAGAACTCCTGGTTGTGCCTTTTCCTTTTGATGTTTGATCCAACTTATAAGATTAACTACAATGGactagggaaaaaacaaaacaaaaccattgcACTTGGAATTCAACTTCTAGAATTGTATTCCAGAGTGCCTAAGAAGGTAGACATTCTGAAAGAAACAA encodes the following:
- the KLHL10 gene encoding kelch-like protein 10, yielding MEMESAAASTRFHQPHMERKMSAMTCEIFNELRLEGKLCDVVIKVNGFEFNAHKNILCSCSSYFRALFTSGWNNTEKKVYNIPGISPDMMKLIIEYAYTRTVPITPDNVEKLLAAADQFNIMGIVRGCCEFLKSELCLDNCIGICKFTDYYYCPELRQKAYMFILHNFEEMVKVSAEFLELSVTELKDIIEKDELNVKQEDAVFEAILKWISHDPQNRKQHISVLLPKVRLALMHAEYFMNNVKMNDYVKDSEECKPVIINALKAMYDLNMNGPSNSDFTNPLTRPRLPYAILFAIGGWSGGSPTNAIEAYDARADRWVNVTCEEESPRAYHGAAYLKGYVYIIGGFDSVDYFNSVKRFDPVKKTWHQVAPMHSRRCYVSVTVLSNFIYAMGGFDGYVRLNTAERYEPETNQWTLIAPMHEQRSDASATTLYGKVYICGGFNGNECLFTAEVYNTESNQWTVIAPMRSRRSGIGVIAYGEHVYAVGGFDGANRLRSAEAYSPVANTWRTIPTMFNPRSNFGIEVVDDLLFVVGGFNGFTTTFNVECYDEKTDEWYDAHDMSIYRSALSCCVVPGLANVGEYAARRDNFTGLALRDEVKYSASTSTLPV